The nucleotide sequence GCTCCAGTAGCTCCGGATCCAGTTGCTCCGAATTAGGGAGCGACAGTGCTAGCAGAAGGCAGCGTCGACGCAGGCGGGGATTAAGGGGTACGTATACCATGTCCCCTTAAACCATATCATTACGAATACCGTTTCCTCTTGCAGATGCCTATTGTCCAGATCTTCTGAACGCGTGCTCCCTGATCCTCCAGAACCCCGGCAGCAGTGACAGTTCCGTGGGTAACTtcacggccacgcccccgcctCCGGTGCGAGCACCTGGTCACCGGGATCAGGAGGAGAGCTTCGAGTACAGCTCCGACTATGTGGAGATCGACGAGCTGCTGCCACTAGTCGCCGGCGGGAGAGCGAAGAGCACTCCGCAGCTGGCGATGGGTCAAAACCTGAGCCTGCGACGGCCGCGCATCTCATTGACCTGGGTGCTCcgagagcagcagcagacgcaGCAGGCTCCTCCGTCGCAAACACCCCCATCCCCGCAGAAGGAGGCAGCGAAGGAATCGGACAGCCAGGTGCTGGATCGCAAGGAGAACGAAGTCTTCCCGCCCAGAACAGAGCCCGTGCCCACCCAGCTGGATGTCACCAAGAAGCGGTACCGTGTTAAGCAGCTACCAAGTGGTGGTGAGCCGCTCAATGGCTATGccaccacgcccaccgcccaccaggCTCCTCCCAACGGTCACCTGGCCAACCAGAAGTTCTTCAGCAACCAAAACCTGCTGGACGTGTCACGGAGCGGTCCCAGCAGTGCTCCAGTGGCCGCCGCCTCCACCAAAGAGCTGCTCTTCGTGTGCACACCCCAGCGGGCGCCCAGGACCGATAGTCATAGCGAAGCCCTGCTTCTGGCCAGAAAGCGAAACGAGATCCGTAAGAAGCTGGCCTCCCGCCTGCAGCAGGCAAGATCCAGTGCCTCGCAGGCGGGTGAGGCCAGGGGATCGGTCACGGGAGCGGAGTCTGTAAAGTGCACCTCCTACTCGGAGCCCAGTTTGGTGGCTGCCTCGGAGGGCGGCGGAGTGGGGGGCTCgggcggaggagcagctgccCCCCAGCAGCAGCGGAGACATAGGCATCGCAAGCGTCGGGATCGCAATCGTGTGCAGAGATTTGGCTATGAGATCCACAACGTGGACGAGTTTCTCTCCCGCTGCTCTCTGGCCACTCCCGGCAATATTCCCGTGGTTCTTTCCACGGCCAGCACCCTATACCAAACGAGACCAGGTGGCTACCAACTGGAGATCCCTCTGCCCCTGGGCATGGTGGTGAATGCGGTTTTCAAGAACCAGAACTGGCTGTATGTGCAAACGCCCCACGCGGAGGAGGGCTATGTGGGCTATGCCTGCTGCCTGCCCCTTGGGATTCTGCCCCAGCAGGCAAGAGCGGGCTCCAGGAACACCCCCTGCTGGGAGTCCAATGCGGATGTCTTCCCCCGCCCATGTGGCAACATGACGGACTCGGAGAAGGAGATCCGCCTGCGTGGTGGCACCCGATCCGATGGCGCCCGCACTCCACGCAGCTCAAAGCCCACTGAAGATGTCCTCAAGATCGGATCCACCaccatcaacaacaacaacaaccatagcaataataataaccaaGCGAAGTGCGGGAGCACAACCAGCTCCTTGTACGGAGAACAACAGGTGGACAAGCTGTATCTGAGGGCCGCATCCAAGCCGCGCCTAGTGGAGAAGGCGTACGCCCAGTTGCGCTCCACTCGCCAGGTGACTGCATCTGGTTCAGCTTCGGCCAAGAGCGGCGCTTCTCAGGATGAGTATGTGACCCTGCAGCCAAAGCCCGCCAAGAAGCAGCCGAGTGCCCAAGCCCATTTGCACCAGTCACAGCCAGCGGCCAGGCGCCTCTCCAACGTGTCCTACATCACCAACGGCCACAATGGCCAGCATCTGCATCCGAAGCTCGTGCCCCTGCCACCCTACGAGCACAAGCCGGCCAAGAACCAGGCGGAGGCAGACGCCACCCTAAAGGCGCTGCGGCGCCAGCAGGAGGTGGGCCAGCGACAAACTCTAGTCGCCATCAACACGGACTACATCACGGAGAGCATCGCGGTGCACAAGGGTGAGATTGTCACGCTGTGCGAGTGCCGCGAGTCCAAGGATCAGCGCCAGTGGTTCTACGTGCGGACGAGGGACGGACGCGAAGGCTTCATTCCGGCCGAGGTGGCCGGCCATGGCTACCTGTAGACCTCCACCTTCTGGTATTGGTATGGGTCTCTAAGGGTCATATGAAAGGGATTAGAAAGCTTAATGTTAACTATGGACATCCTTTGTCATATTAACCAACCATCATATAATTGCTATATCTAGAATATCTTAATCTTTAAGATTTTCTCATGATTTTGTGGTAAATTACTTAGCTTTATATTTCGACTCTTTCCATTACTGAGTAAAGTATCATTCATGAAAAAATGGAGCCCAACCACCGTAAGTTGTCCAAAGAGCACCTTCTCCCTTTTAAGATTTCCAAAAGGACCCACCCCAAAAACAAGTCAAGTTCtacatttaaatgaattaacTTAATACCCATCTTAAGCACTCATAGGCCACTAATTCCATTCGCGATCCTTAGTACGCTTCTAGTTGTAAACTGTATTCATATCGGTGTCcgtaattgaattgaattgtatctgtatctgtgtatgtTTATGTGCGTGAGTGTGGATCCTTCGCAGGATCTTGTATTTATCTAGCCTAGCATTACGAGTACTCTATGTAATAGAAAACTTGCTTAAATGAAATCAAAGACGAAAGCGAAGACGGAacctatttatataataacTGTACTTGATGCTTCTAATAAATAACagacatttaaataaatataaaaaaccatTGCGTTACTATTGACCTGGGTAAGTGGGTAGAAAAgcaattgcatatttatacatatttgtattattcattttattatacACGTTTCACTCAGAATTGATATGTGTATATGAAGATAACATAACGATTTTCAGGGTAGTTATAAATGGGTTAACGTTCCAATATTTGAactaattttttatttttttttaatgatctCTATAAATGTATTGTTTATGCACTCTAAAAATAAGtttcttattaaaaatataaataccaTATACTTAAGCTATTGATTTCAATCTGTATATGCATGGGTTCGatttaaaattattgcaaCCTCCGATCCGAGTTTGTCTCACAGGCACTCTGCAATTTTACCAGGAAGAGGTGTTGTAGGTACTTAATTTAATATGATTTCACTTAGGGAGTTAGTCGCCTATATGAGCATAAATGTTAGCACAATTTGGGTCGAATGAAGGAGACATTTACAAAAGTGAGGACCGTTGCTGGGTTGTAAAGGGCCcctaaataataatttacaattggTTGAGCTGACATGGCTTTGTTGAGCAAGAACTACAAGAAAACTACAATTACATATCGAATGCAAGACAAATGCTACGCTACACAGAAATACATAACAGCATGAACTGAAGTTCTAGGAAACAACTTAAACTTACGTACCAGTTGGGCAATTCTTACCCTACATACatagacaaattaaaatatcatGGCTTAAGATCTAACCACCGGGTGAAGTGACTGTTCCGGCTGCCTACTTTAGAAATTTCGGACTGGAACTAGGCGACGCCGTCGACACGTTGTCCAGGTTGGTGTTCGTGTTGTCGAAGCACTCGTGTTGTGGCTCCGGTTCCGTGGGCGGCAGCGGTTTGTTCAGCAGCACAGTCATGTTCTTCACGTTGCTGGGCTTCTCCTCGTCCTGGTTGATGTTGAGCATGGCGTCGTTCATGCGGTGGTAGTGCGGCTTCTGCGAGGTGCTGGGTCGTGAGTAGTCCAGGTGATCGTATTCATCTAGCGTATAGAATTCAGACAATTAGATCGTTGTTATCTTAAATTGGTCATAAAAACATTGGACATGTGTGAGGACGAACAGAGCACTACACGGAATGGTTCTTTAACACTGGCTTACCCTCGGGAAACAAAATCTTGCTATATATTTTCACTGATTCATGCCGTAATGTGTGCAAATGTAGAGTACATAGTTAATTGTGAAGTTACTAAGCCTGCCTGTGTAAAAGTCTAATGACATACCGGGATCCTTGTAGCCCTCCTTGTGCTTGATCTCGTCGTAGACATGCTCCTCTTTGAGGGATTCGTTGTACACAATCGGATTGGTCCGGTCCGCGTTCAAGTTCTTCGTTAGCAGGTCGTGGTTGTAGTTGATCGAATAGCTACCCACTGTGGAGGCAATGTACTATGAGACACTGACCCAAAATATTGTGCTCTAAACATCTTACCCCTGCCACTGGCATTGCAGTCATCGCCGTAGTCCGTGCTCATCGTGCTCCTCTGGTCAAAGTTGTTCATCTTGGAACGCATATTGTTGGGCAGGAGACGCGTTTCCGCCTGCATGCCGTACACGGGATTGTCGAAGTTGTGGTTGGGCGGCCAGCTCGGGGGATTCGTATCATGGGTGTAGTGTACATGGGCGATTTCGGTTTTTAGATTGGACACACGTCGGCGGTAGTAAATGAACACTGCGAAGATTATGCACGCAAACAGGGTCATCAGGACTAAGGTCAGAGCTACACTCGCCCGGCTCGCTGCAATTCAAAATGGATGAAATGAATTAGTAATGTTGAGGAATATATTCTGATCAATGAATTATCTTACAATTTTCGCTTTGGTCTGCAATACGTTGAGAGGCGATTAGCTCGTCGCAGTTATCGCCGGTGTAGCCACTCCTGCACACACAACCGTGGGCCGCATGGCACTGGAAATTGGCCGACGGACAGGCACAGGTATTCATGCAGTGCTCGCCGTAGAATCCCTCCGGACAGACCTCATCGCACCGGGTGCCCGACCAGCCGGTTTCGCAGATGCACATACCGTCGGCCTTGCGGCAAACCTTGTGGTGCACGCAGCGGCACCGCTGGGCGCATCCTTGTCCGTAGGTGTCTGTGGGACAGGACTCGTTGCAGTTGGAACCTGTCCACCCTGGCAGGCACTGGCACTGGCCTGTAACGTGGTTGCACTCGCCGCCGTGCTCGCAATTGCACTTGAGCTTGCAGCCGGGTCCGTAGAGTCCAGCAGGACATGGGTGCTCGCAGGTGAGACCTATGTAACCCGTGCGGCAGAGAATTTCACCTGTGATGTGATCGCAGCTCTTGTTGCCTGAAAAATATGTGAGTATTAGGGGGTGTTTTGCTTTCGCCTTGTAATCTTATCCAATATAGCTTACCATGGAGGATCTCCGGGCACCGTTCCTTGCATTCCATGCCGTAGAATCCAGGTGGGCAGGGTTCCGCACAGTCGGCGCCAGTCCAACCGGCTGAGCAGATGCAGTTACCGGAATCGGGGTCGCAGGAGGAGTTATTCAGGCATCTGCAAACTTTATCACAATTTTCACCATAGTAACCGCTCCGACAGTTGGTCTCGCAATGAACGCCTTGGGTTGTTCGATCGTTGGGTATCAGACAA is from Drosophila melanogaster chromosome 3L and encodes:
- the CG7991 gene encoding uncharacterized protein, isoform B, coding for MLFWKRRLQRSSSSSSAIQERRFFGILRSAKRKDAATSLPTYRHNGDNVSITTAPPADRLPLGYEGAGTIELQAQENDYVLEESALRVPLSPPPNYSPHPLTPPPSYTERPRSVQEHRSHLAEALHPAAPARVVIFPPVGANTAASEQAARQQARRRRRLRELQQQQLRFASSTDSSSSSGSSCSELGSDSASRRQRRRRRGLRDAYCPDLLNACSLILQNPGSSDSSVGNFTATPPPPVRAPGHRDQEESFEYSSDYVEIDELLPLVAGGRAKSTPQLAMGQNLSLRRPRISLTWVLREQQQTQQAPPSQTPPSPQKEAAKESDSQVLDRKENEVFPPRTEPVPTQLDVTKKRYRVKQLPSGGEPLNGYATTPTAHQAPPNGHLANQKFFSNQNLLDVSRSGPSSAPVAAASTKELLFVCTPQRAPRTDSHSEALLLARKRNEIRKKLASRLQQARSSASQAGEARGSVTGAESVKCTSYSEPSLVAASEGGGVGGSGGGAAAPQQQRRHRHRKRRDRNRVQRFGYEIHNVDEFLSRCSLATPGNIPVVLSTASTLYQTRPGGYQLEIPLPLGMVVNAVFKNQNWLYVQTPHAEEGYVGYACCLPLGILPQQARAGSRNTPCWESNADVFPRPCGNMTDSEKEIRLRGGTRSDGARTPRSSKPTEDVLKIGSTTINNNNNHSNNNNQAKCGSTTSSLYGEQQVDKLYLRAASKPRLVEKAYAQLRSTRQVTASGSASAKSGASQDEYVTLQPKPAKKQPSAQAHLHQSQPAARRLSNVSYITNGHNGQHLHPKLVPLPPYEHKPAKNQAEADATLKALRRQQEVGQRQTLVAINTDYITESIAVHKGEIVTLCECRESKDQRQWFYVRTRDGREGFIPAEVAGHGYL
- the CG7991 gene encoding uncharacterized protein, isoform C — its product is MGQNLSLRRPRISLTWVLREQQQTQQAPPSQTPPSPQKEAAKESDSQVLDRKENEVFPPRTEPVPTQLDVTKKRYRVKQLPSGGEPLNGYATTPTAHQAPPNGHLANQKFFSNQNLLDVSRSGPSSAPVAAASTKELLFVCTPQRAPRTDSHSEALLLARKRNEIRKKLASRLQQARSSASQAGEARGSVTGAESVKCTSYSEPSLVAASEGGGVGGSGGGAAAPQQQRRHRHRKRRDRNRVQRFGYEIHNVDEFLSRCSLATPGNIPVVLSTASTLYQTRPGGYQLEIPLPLGMVVNAVFKNQNWLYVQTPHAEEGYVGYACCLPLGILPQQARAGSRNTPCWESNADVFPRPCGNMTDSEKEIRLRGGTRSDGARTPRSSKPTEDVLKIGSTTINNNNNHSNNNNQAKCGSTTSSLYGEQQVDKLYLRAASKPRLVEKAYAQLRSTRQVTASGSASAKSGASQDEYVTLQPKPAKKQPSAQAHLHQSQPAARRLSNVSYITNGHNGQHLHPKLVPLPPYEHKPAKNQAEADATLKALRRQQEVGQRQTLVAINTDYITESIAVHKGEIVTLCECRESKDQRQWFYVRTRDGREGFIPAEVAGHGYL
- the drpr gene encoding draper, isoform A — encoded protein: MLPVILIACLAQLVLAQADLKDLDGPNICKRRELYNVDVVYTELQSFQERGSTWCVTFPPRCSTYRIKHRVVNKTKTIAKNRIVRDCCDGYIASAGECVPHCSEPCQHGRCISPEKCKCDHGYGGPACDIICRCLNNSSCDPDSGNCICSAGWTGADCAEPCPPGFYGMECKERCPEILHGNKSCDHITGEILCRTGYIGLTCEHPCPAGLYGPGCKLKCNCEHGGECNHVTGQCQCLPGWTGSNCNESCPTDTYGQGCAQRCRCVHHKVCRKADGMCICETGWSGTRCDEVCPEGFYGEHCMNTCACPSANFQCHAAHGCVCRSGYTGDNCDELIASQRIADQSENSSRASVALTLVLMTLFACIIFAVFIYYRRRVSNLKTEIAHVHYTHDTNPPSWPPNHNFDNPVYGMQAETRLLPNNMRSKMNNFDQRSTMSTDYGDDCNASGRVGSYSINYNHDLLTKNLNADRTNPIVYNESLKEEHVYDEIKHKEGYKDPVKIYSKILFPEDEYDHLDYSRPSTSQKPHYHRMNDAMLNINQDEEKPSNVKNMTVLLNKPLPPTEPEPQHECFDNTNTNLDNVSTASPSSSPKFLK
- the drpr gene encoding draper, isoform D; the encoded protein is MLPVILIACLAQLVLAQADLKDLDGPNICKRRELYNVDVVYTELQSFQERGSTWCVTFPPRCSTYRIKHRVVNKTKTIAKNRIVRDCCDGYIASAGECVPHCSEPCQHGRCISPEKCKCDHGYGGPACDISVHCETNCRSGYYGENCDKVCRCLNNSSCDPDSGNCICSAGWTGADCAEPCPPGFYGMECKERCPEILHGNKSCDHITGEILCRTGYIGLTCEHPCPAGLYGPGCKLKCNCEHGGECNHVTGQCQCLPGWTGSNCNESCPTDTYGQGCAQRCRCVHHKVCRKADGMCICETGWSGTRCDEVCPEGFYGEHCMNTCACPSANFQCHAAHGCVCRSGYTGDNCDELIASQRIADQSENSSRASVALTLVLMTLFACIIFAVFIYYRRRVSNLKTEIAHVHYTHDTNPPSWPPNHNFDNPVYGMQAETRLLPNNMRSKMNNFDQRSTMSTDYGDDCNASGRVGSYSINYNHDLLTKNLNADRTNPIVYNESLKEEHVYDEIKHKEGYKDPVKIYSKILFPEDEYDHLDYSRPSTSQKPHYHRMNDAMLNINQDEEKPSNVKNMTVLLNKPLPPTEPEPQHECFDNTNTNLDNVSTASPSSSPKFLK
- the drpr gene encoding draper, isoform C, with amino-acid sequence MLPVILIACLAQLVLAQADLKDLDGPNICKRRELYNVDVVYTELQSFQERGSTWCVTFPPRCSTYRIKHRVVNKTKTIAKNRIVRDCCDGYIASAGECVPHCSEPCQHGRCISPEKCKCDHGYGGPACDIICRCLNNSSCDPDSGNCICSAGWTGADCAEPCPPGFYGMECKERCPEILHGNKSCDHITGEILCRTGYIGLTCEHPCPAGLYGPGCKLKCNCEHGGECNHVTGQCQCLPGWTGSNCNESCPTDTYGQGCAQRCRCVHHKVCRKADGMCICETGWSGTRCDEVCPEGFYGEHCMNTCACPSANFQCHAAHGCVCRSGYTGDNCDELIASQRIADQSENSSRASVALTLVLMTLFACIIFAVFIYYRRRVSNLKTEIAHVHYTHDTNPPSWPPNHNFDNPVYGMQAETRLLPNNMRSKMNNFDQRSTMSTDYGDDCNASGRVGSYSINYNHDLLTKNLNADRTNPIVYNESLKEEHVYDEIKHKEGYKDPGMSLDFYTGRLSNFTINYVLYICTHYGMNQ